The genomic segment cctCAAACGAAGTCcctacaaggcatcccttgggatcacaaggattagctacccttatgaacaccaagggaggccataggaACTTACAAAAACTGCATGAtgacgacaataataataagtctagagcggccaccaagccgcctagccaaaaagggtcccaaaggagacccttgcaaaaatagtactatgaataacgacgagaaggacgctctcgcaaagaaataataagtgcgcgcaagaaaaacataaaaggataactaagacccaaggggtcaaaatatccttataaaagcaaccaagaggcaacAAAAGAGGTCCTAGCGAACCCTTTCACaggggctccaaaggacctccagcctgatagataaaagaagggaaccaactaaaccccaTCACACGAgcttaaaagggcctcgaatgcaatagaacaagaaataaacagcaacatatgtatttatacattaaaaaaaaaaaaggagttctcgggatagtacaagagttactaacagaaaagtagcactggtaatgatgttacaaaataaaaagaaaacaaaaaaggagcgagactatttcaaggtctcccgtagtgggcactccaccaggccgctcgggcaacggcttgttcgccaaaagaggagaagttgAAGTTGGGATCCTgtttccacacattgtaaagagcatggcctatagacttgcgctcggttatgaccctctctgcctccaaagaagccctcgccgcctcccaggaagccctcgccgcctcccaggaagccttctccgcctccaaggaagcgttcttctcctgagccaactgtagttcagccctaaggACCTCAACTTCAGTCTCCAgttgagtaaccctctcctgcgacgcggaCGCAGCGGCCTTGGTCCCccggagctcgcgctccaagcatctagccctgccctttagctccttgatcttggccttcagCTTCTCCTTCTTCGAGTCCAACTTGGCatacttagtccgggcctttgacaattggaccttggttgcgctaagctcattttcgagctcttggacctgggtcatgaggccgtccctctcggtagtagatgcggagaggacgccggacgtgtcagcatgccgaagagacacgatgtagacctgcacaagaaagtcaatggcgtcagcaataagtaacaaaaagaaaaacacatgtacacctatacataatactaatcaaTGCAAGGCGCAagacctcacccaggccgcggcacgccttagggtctccccaaggtctggttgagtcacattccctagacccctcTAGTCGGAGGCAGGGAGGCCCGAGGCTATTTGAACGAAATGCTGCCCATAAGCTGaagccatcctagtcacccaaggctctgcctccgcgctaggaacatctggttggacaggaacggatgacccactcgccgaagcaggaggaggcgcagggaaGGGGAAAAACTGGAACCCTCGTGCATTAgaagggggctccgcgaggtcgaTGTAATCAGCATCCGGTaagccaatatcatgagggacCTGAGGGAAGGCATCATTGCCATCAAGGCCAGAAGGAGCGTAACATCCCCCTGCGGCCTGCGGGTCCGGAGATTgacaggccatgtcctggtcatgggaacCGTAAGGAGGGCATCCtccgggggacagggggcgctgatgagaCCCCCCACATTCGAGGGGAACATCCTCCGTCTCCTCCTCAGCCCCACCATCGTGTAGGGACGGCCCAGCCggcatagccatagccttcttagacccagtaactgaccacaggaacttggggttagagaccggGGACAATTGGTGGCGGTTGAGATTCACCACAGTAAATAGGACTGCTGCCTTCTTCAGGGCAGAGTCTGCAGCAAGGAGTTTTCCTATGGCCTCCGCCTCCGGCccaatgaccgagggatcagcaaatttCCCTACAAGAaccacgccaatgtcagtacaagcaagagtgcaaaacagtaagttctaataagaaaaagagaaagaccaggatacttactagggccggcgcgaaatccttcacgaaccgagagaggctcctctacccagaaaaagtcttgtttccaaggccctgtgttggaaaacgagccctctattaagggaagctcactgttggccttctgcaggtagtagaagcccttggacttgggcactcccataaggttatacaaggaatgcacctcctgtgccgtcggggcgcgttggaCATTATCCTTGAACCAAatgaagaggcaacttaaagtcaaccaactgttgggcgatagttgaagaggggccaaatcaaaatagttgagaaccgccacgaagaacgggtgcagaggaatggtgccacccgccttcaaaatctgctcactcaaagccacaaagcccttctcaggACGGTCGGCCCAGCAAGCCTCCTGAGGAACAtgcagggcgtattctggaggagcTCGGTAGTGCTTCACGATTGCCTTCAGTTTGTTCGGAGACACGTGTGACACTagactggacgccagtaggggggcgtcgtcctcttcctgggcggacacctgtctgcgtgctttcgacatatctgcaaaatcaaaagaaatatgtgaggaaggggcagaacacttaaccctccattttttcttcctagcaagagttttccatcgagggagcgatggcggaagcactaagctaggataaactgagactaggggctggggagaggagtTAGCAACCCCATGACTGTCATCAGGCGAAGAAGGAGtaggaggttctggcggaatgtgtccctccataaattctaactcccaccgcaattcgaaaagggtcgtcctaagacgcgctatatggtcactaaggcccaggggtgaaggtccttcatcgcctctcgacaccgagtcaatttcgctctctaccacccaaattttgcgcctaagatcagccatgcactcgaggtgaCGAATGCGGGCTTGTCTTAAAgaatcatagtcctggtgagggttgccctcaggggactctgagtctgaggataggtcaataaactcagcccttgggggtatgtcggatgggccgtcactggccatgaaaccacgtcccaacagcaaaaaggggctcacgtataaacgaggggaaggctacaaaagacaaaggaataggcttaatacctctagatgcaaacgccctaaatggactactacagggtatatatataaaaaaaaagggaggaggggcgtgcatatggtcaaactcactacaagctcagactaatgtacccaatcccgagtactgctagtttggacccgacaaaataaataaataaaagggagaaggaaagaaaaaatacctcaagcgattaaaaAAGCAAAGGCGGGATCTAAAGAAGGTCAGGGAGCGAAAAGCACCACAGAGTCGAAAGTGCACGTCTGCAAGAATGAACCAAAAAGATGTGTTAGTCATAAAATAGatacaccaagaaattagctcataaaaaaaaaatatgaagtgaaaaaatatacaaaacaaatgaaaggaattattgtgaaagtgaggttgtgggggattgaaccccttacctcttgaaaggaataAGGGTCTATGCACCACTAAGCCAAGGGAGTAAAGTGAGAATATCAAGCCATGCAtaagggcctatttataggaattgaggtgaatagtctacaaaggcacctaaaggtactctcctagactggggggcaagtgttgatgctcataatctcatcaatagAAAgcatgaggccgaggcaaggcccttcgGCCACCGTCGTCTTGGGAAGCCATCGCACCATCACAACTTAAGTCTGGGTTCGgttctcgtggagtcgatgccaagtggcccacgttggcaaggcataagtgccaaggctcagtagcctcgcggGACCCATCTCGCCCacgcactcggccccacggcctcgccccatggcctcgcctatgccctcggccccatggcctcgcttggcctcGCCAGCCCATACCGcctaaagggcctcgcgagatgtctaggccgcgccacccaagtggcctcgcaaggtgtctaggccacgccacccaagtggcctcgcgagatgtctaggccacgccacccaattagcctcgcgagatgcctaggccatgcctcccaaagggcctcgtgagatgcctaggccacacccctcaagtggcctcgcaagaggtctcggccacgccacccaagtggcctcgcgagatgcctaggccacgcctcccaagtggcatcgcgagatgcctaggccacacctctcaagtggcctcgcaagatgcctaggccacgccacccaagtggcctcgcaagatgtctaggccacgccacccaagtggcctcacgagatgcctagaccatgcctcccaaagggcctcacaagatgcctaggccacacctcttaagtggcctcgcgagaggtctcggccacgccacacaagtggcctcgcgagatgcctaggccacgcctcccaagtggcctcgcgagatgcctagaccatgcctcccaaagggcctcgcgagatgcctaggccacacctctcaagtggcctcgcgagaggtctcggccacgccacacaagtggcctcgcgagatgcctaggccacgcctcccaagtggcctcgcgagatgcctagaccatgcctcccaaagggcctcgcgagatgcctaggctgcgccacccaagtggcctcgcgagtctCGGTGCCCCTGGCCTCATGAGGGCCGCATCCACAACGCACTCGACATTGTGAATAGCTAGGGAGCCACGCCCTCAAGGGGGTAgcaaggagggcgtctcgccacgcatccttagacatcttccagggccacatgcctatcgctcaGACTCATGAATGACCTCTGGAGGTTTCGGATATCCcataccaaggacccaagatctccacctcacaccaagggtcccattcctcacacctcgagatccctatgcttaggagatccagtacgagtcgaatgggacatatttgtacgaccaagtactaagtacggataccagtgccagtgaaactgctggggtaaggatcatggtccgtacgtctgcggccataggtcagagccgacaccactacctcctgcgccactacgcctgccaccacgcatcagacatgggtacatacaagtagtggagacatcctcctgacacctgctcctgtacaggttgtacaaccacgacctctgaagccactcccctgacacagtacgtatgtactacttggtcccctggaccactatgtacctaaggccattagagcctactataaaatgaactctaagacaacctgaaagggggttggaaattttactgtagcagaggtgtgagtgtgaatgaaagactgaattctccattattgttctatcattgttcttgagttattgttcaagtttttacagctttccgattagtgatcttaatttgataatttttccaacttaacttcgttgacgagttctcaccgtcaacaatgaccaaaatcttttaacccctagttcaataatggtttagtgtcacattttcgactaaatgacttgattagcaagtcttgcacctttataaacacacagtgtaactgtcttggttatccagggcgttacactcgggGGACGGTCtcaccacttcgtttggtggaattagaggttcTGAGAGTGCGAGTTTGGTCCTGGGATTGTTATTTGGAAGttaaactcatcgaagtaccacttgtggattgtgactaggttaacaccaAGGCTCGgaactaaggatcgtgctcagaacCATTTCGCCTTCTCTGCTTGAAACTAAAGGTATGAAAATTGCACCCTTATGTGACTgtgtgggactgagattccctgtatttgaattcatatgttgtgtgattgtgatatgccatgtgagtatgaaataaatggcctaagagtgctggaactgatatttgcgcacaggacacggctcgacaattggtagctgaggacagctaaaTAATTACTAAGCTTAGCATAAGCGGGccaaagtcagtgggttaaacactgggctcggcctaagtgagccggagacagtgggctaaatagagggtgcggcctgagggcgtcgaccctgagtattgtatgatgattttgATAAAATATTGATTATGAATGTGTTTACTGTTATTAATCTAATGCTTGTGGATTGTTGAATACCTGGATAAAAACTTGATGATTCTTTGTTTGTCGTCACTGATTTTGTGCCTGTTATGGCCTGCTTAATATCTGGTTAATATCTTATGAATCATTTGATACTctggattgtttatgctatgtgctgggcctcggctcacgagtgctacgtggtgtaggtaaggcaagcatttgatggttcaaccatgagttggagagctctaggggcgaggtgtacattgtcagctgctcatccaccacgatcgagggattgtacagggacggaaacctaaaatgtgtttttgccattagagtggccttgattgtatataactttaggaattttgtaaatttgttCTTTAAACCctgcttttgggatcccatgtactaaaaatttattttaatgaaaattgtctgtttatgaccaaaatattttaaccctaacttgtttatgactttaggatcacattttcatttaaa from the Humulus lupulus chromosome X, drHumLupu1.1, whole genome shotgun sequence genome contains:
- the LOC133804342 gene encoding uncharacterized protein LOC133804342, with protein sequence MASDGPSDIPPRAEFIDLSSDSESPEGNPHQDYDSLRQARIRHLECMADLRRKIWVVESEIDSVSRGDEGPSPLGLSDHIARLRTTLFELRWELEFMEGHIPPEPPTPSSPDDSHGVANSSPQPLVSVYPSLVLPPSLPRWKTLARKKKWRVKCSAPSSHISFDFADMSKARRQVSAQEEDDAPLLASSLVSHVSPNKLKAIVKHYRAPPEYALHVPQEACWADRPEKGFVALSEQILKAGGTIPLHPFFVAVLNYFDLAPLQLSPNSWLTLSCLFIWFKDNVQRAPTAQEVHSLYNLMGVPKSKGFYYLQKANSELPLIEGSFSNTGPWKQDFFWVEEPLSVREGFRAGPRKFADPSVIGPEAEAIGKLLAADSALKKAAVLFTVVNLNRHQLSPVSNPKFLWSVTGSKKAMAMPAGPSLHDGGAEEETEDVPLECGGSHQRPLSPGGCPPYGSHDQDMACQSPDPQAAGGCYAPSGLDGNDAFPQVPHDIGLPDADYIDLAEPPSNARGFQFFPFPAPPPASASGSSVPVQPDVPSAEAEPWVTRMASAYGQHFVQIASGLPASD